GGAAAGCCTTCCCCAATGCCTCACCTACAGCACTGGCACATGAGACACACGTCATTCCACCCACAAAGAACACCACTCTATACTCCTTCTGCTGAGTTTCTACCACGGTGGTGAATGAGCCGTTCAAGCTGGAGTCAGACCGTTTTTCTTTCTCGGATTCAAGCTCATCTCGACACTTTTGGCAATTCTGGATGTGACTCTTTTTGAACGACTTTTGTTTGTACTTCGAGTACAAGCCCCGAACGGGGTTGAATTGGTTCAGAGAAGGCTCATTTTCGGAGTCAGCTTCATCCACAGAGCTCTGTTGGAGTTGCCCATCAACAGATATCTCCCACGAGAGAACACCAAACCCGGCTCgtttgatctttttggtgatcttcttgatgatatgTTCAAAGGAAGCACCAGGAGAATGGGAGGAACGATATAAATCGACCTGATTGCGGTTCTGGCGGTAAATTGCACTAGTGGTTGACATCTGTTGACTAAGCGGTAGTGAAGGTCGGAAGTCTAGAAGCTGATAATGGGATGCAAAAATGCCACGCACCGTCTGCTCACAGTCAGAACAGTGGATGTTTCGAAGATATATTTCTAGATGTTCCATAGATTATGTGTTTTATGATTTTTTGTTATATATGGGATCGTGCGTACTTATACCCATTTGCGACAATTGTGCTAATTCTTCGCGGCTTTTATGCTATCTCAAGATGAGACCCTCTGTGTAGGAGCAAGTTTATAATGTACAAGCATTGGGATTGTGAGACCAAGAAGCAAGCCAGTAAGCCTTTCTGTAGGAGTGTGGAAGAAGAGCGATGTGATGCAGAATTCCAAATACCAGAGTCCGAATAGGCATAGAGAAACTGTGAGAATAAGGGCACGAAGAAGCTGGGAGGACACCAAGACCAGCTCTGGCAGAGGCGCGAGGCCCACGTCGACAGTCCCCGAAACATTTCCATTATCATTTCTTCCCTGATACTCATCACTTCTTTCCTGATATCTATCACTTCGCTGGTTCCCCACTAATCGAAGACACACAAGCTGGTCCACCAGCAAGAGACTCAACGATAAAAGCACAAAATAGTGTCCTGACGTATCAAACCCACCGACCCATACACCGCCATCCGTCGCATCACATGCAGCGTGGCTCATGCCACTATTCCCACCACCGACATCACAGTGTCCACCAAAtgcaacttcaactctttcaaataAGCAGGCCCCAAAGAACCACACAGTGCATACGATTCCCAGGACCAAATAAGCGGCGTACGCTACGAACACTCTGAAGACGTGGTACCGGCTTTGGTATAAATACGCCCAGATCCCATAACCACTAAACATTATGGTAAACCAAACATAGCTGTAGTCGACAAACACCATGTTGAGCACCGAGTTAACGGGATGGTGATGCATCCAAGCACTATACTTGTGGAAGTATAGTGACGGCAAGAGTGTACTCGCGAACGTCAGCACGAAAAGGCCCACTGCTGCCTGCCACAAGGAAATGCTCATATTTTAAATCTATGAATGCGAAAAAGCTGGAAATTGACTAGAGTTTGtaaaatccacaaacctCTTCACTAGTTACACTCATTCGCTAAACTACGTTAatcatgttgttgatgaaatttTATTGGTTCTTCATGGTCACCATGACAATATCCGTTTACCTCCCCTTTTCCGCTGATCAAGCTCAGCAGAACTCCTTAGACTCCTCCTCTGTCAACAAaagtttgcagccagtACAAAAAACTATTCCAGTTGATCCAGATGAGCTTTTCAGCTTTTTCAGTATTGTGAAGTACTTTCggaacaagaagaagtttcAGGAGCAGTACGGCAACTACGAAGACGATGGAAGCTCTGGGTCTGATAATGATTACGATCCCTTTGAGGATACTCAATCAGACTCTGATTGTGACGACAGCGAAatcaatgaagaagactaTGATTACGACTCCGACGACTACGATTATGCTTACAAGTACTCTCATGATGGAGATGCACCCAATAAGAGGGCTCAGAGTTTTCTTGGCTACGTTTTTGATAGAAAGAGATTGCACGAgaagactttgatcaaaaagatCAGGCAATTGGCCAACTCCACAGTGGAACCCATTAGAGAGATAGCCAAAGATGTGGGGATCTCCAGCATTGAGACTGAGAGATTGGTCGTGTCCTGGAATCTGTTTTATGAGCTCTTTTCTCCATTGAAAAGCAAATTGATCCTGAAGGTTTTCAGGTTAGAGGACACTGTCAACAGCGACCCGGTGGCTCTGATGACATTTATACCCAGCAATTCCACCATtacaagaaagagaaagagcCACAATAAAGCAGGCCAcaagaaggccaagttcaccaagtcAGCGAGGGCTCGTGCTGGGTCCACAAAAGGCAACAACAATACCGATATGGAAACACAAAAAGGGGACCGAAAATTCAAACCACCACAAGTAAACACAAACGCCAGCAATACTGACGTCTTGGCTCCAGTTCTGGGAGGTACAAGCTTAAAAACCAGTTTGAGTGCCGGCTACAATTCTTCAAACGCAACCATTTGGGAACACAACAGCGGACAAAGCTCTCTTAAGACGATGATTGCACTCTCTTgctttcttctcttttcaTTTCAGATTATTCTCTTCATCTGAATCTCCTCTTGTATTCTCTGTCCATAGCTAATAAATGAtatattttgcagccaacgATAGTGCGAAAGCTTCTCAAAACGACAGTCCTCACGTGAAATAAGTCAATAATTTTCCCAAGTTAACTGCTGAGCAAACAGTTACTAATCATCGGTATTTGTTAAACATCATGTTATACCGACACCTATCACTTTCCAAGGCCTCCAGAGGGCATTGGAGTTCATACATGAGAACAATCTCTCGACCCATCTCCCAAACCCCCAAGCTGAGGCTGCCACTCAATATACCTAAGGCTAATTCAACCTCTTCAGGATCTAACCCACAAATGGCATTTCCCTGCTTGGACAAGCTCGAGAAGAAGACGCAACAACTTTGTTCCAACTCGCTCGAAGACGGCCCCGAGCCCTCATACTCCAAGGTGCAAACTGGTTTTCACATTTACAAGTCTGGCAAGCCTATATTCCTCGATCATGGTGGATTCTTGCCTGAGTACGAAATTGCCTACGAAGCCTGGGGAACGTTAAGCCCTCAAAAAGACAACATTGTGTTGATACATACAGGGCTTTCTGCATCTTCGCATGCCAAGTCCCAACCTACCAACCCCAAACCAGGCTGGTGGGAACAGTTTATTGGACCTGGGAAGTACTTGGACACAGACAAATACTTCATCATTTGCACCAACGTACTCGGCGGATGCTATGGGTCGACGGGGCCCTCTTCGATCGACCCGGCCAACGGCAGCCACTATGCCACCCGGTTCCCCATTTTGACGGTTAACGATATGGTGCGTGGGCAGCGAGAGTTGATAAGAGACGTTTTCAAAGCATCCAAAATCCACGCCTCCATCGGTGCTTCGATGGGAGGCATGCAATCGTTGGCATACGCCATGGAGTTCCCCGACGAGGTTGAGAAGGTGGTGTCGATTTCAGGGTGTGCCCGATCTCATCCATATTCCATCGCGTTGAGACACACACAAAGGCAGGTGTTGATGAGTGATCCTAACTGGAGCCGGGGGTTCTACTATGACAAGATTCCACCGCACGTGGGGATGAAGTTGGCACGGGAAATTGCCACCATCACCTACCGGTCTGGACCTGAGTGGGAGTATCGGTTTGGACGTAACAGAGCTGACGACTCCAAATCTCCAGCATTTTGCCCggactttttggtggaaacGTACTTGGATCATGCGGGAGAGAAGTTCTGCCTTGAGTACGATGCCAATTCGCTCTTATACGTGCTGAAGGCCATGGATTTGTTTGATTTA
The sequence above is drawn from the Yamadazyma tenuis chromosome 3, complete sequence genome and encodes:
- the cys2 gene encoding Serine O-succinyltransferase (COG:H; MEROPS:MER0044357; EggNog:ENOG503NVHE), with protein sequence MTISVYLPFSADQAQQNSLDSSSVNKSLQPVQKTIPVDPDELFSFFSIVKYFRNKKKFQEQYGNYEDDGSSGSDNDYDPFEDTQSDSDCDDSEINEEDYDYDSDDYDYAYKYSHDGDAPNKRAQSFLGYVFDRKRLHEKTLIKKIRQLANSTVEPIREIAKDVGISSIETERLVVSWNSFYELFSPLKSKLISKVFRLEDTVNSDPVASMTFIPSNSTITRKRKSHNKAGHKKAKFTKSARARAGSTKGNNNTDMETQKGDRKFKPPQVNTNASNTDVLAPVSGGSNPQMAFPCLDKLEKKTQQLCSNSLEDGPEPSYSKVQTGFHIYKSGKPIFLDHGGFLPEYEIAYEAWGTLSPQKDNIVLIHTGLSASSHAKSQPTNPKPGWWEQFIGPGKYLDTDKYFIICTNVLGGCYGSTGPSSIDPANGSHYATRFPILTVNDMVRGQRELIRDVFKASKIHASIGASMGGMQSLAYAMEFPDEVEKVVSISGCARSHPYSIALRHTQRQVLMSDPNWSRGFYYDKIPPHVGMKLAREIATITYRSGPEWEYRFGRNRADDSKSPAFCPDFLVETYLDHAGEKFCLEYDANSLLYVSKAMDLFDLSASNRERAVKNRGAAEAAYFSQQQQESTAVPEEPYEEKVTSATVTPEESYDDLKRGLAKISHKDVLVVGVESDILFPVWQQREIFDVLQANNPTGQVKYYELGTDISNYGHDTFLLSLDHFGPHVQEFMST